The Mobula birostris isolate sMobBir1 chromosome 1, sMobBir1.hap1, whole genome shotgun sequence genome contains a region encoding:
- the msc gene encoding transcription factor 21, translating into MSTGSPSDTEDIQEMELQGLHLKCNGLKHESNEAEFYISAENTDESSSDCSSKRKRQGAVRRKQMPRLGKEGKQSQRNAANARERARMRVLSKAFSRLKTSLPWVPSDTKLSKLDTLRLAASYIAHLRQILANDKYENGYVHPVNLTWPFVVSGRSEVDSKDFATTSRLCGTTA; encoded by the exons ATGTCTACTGGATCTCCCAGTGATACCGAGGATATTCAGGAAATGGAATTACAGGGGCTGCATCTCAAATGTAACGGTTTGAAACACGAGTCGAACGAGGCGGAATTCTATATCTCCGCTGAAAACACGGACGAATCGAGTTCTGACTGCAGCTCCAAGAGGAAAAGGCAAGGGGCTGTTAGGAGAAAGCAAATGCCCCGGCTGGGCAAAGAGGGCAAGCAGTCGCAGAGAAACGCTGCCAATGCCAGGGAGAGAGCCAGGATGCGAGTCCTGAGCAAAGCCTTCTCCAGGTTAAAAACCAGCCTGCCCTGGGTGCCCTCAGACACAAAACTTTCCAAACTTGACACCCTCAGACTGGCAGCTAGCTACATCGCACACTTAAGGCAGATCTTAGCAAATGATAAATACGAAAATGGATACGTCCATCCGGTAAATCTG ACCTGGCCATTCGTGGTTTCAGGAAGATCTGAAGTAGATAGCAAAGATTTTGCCACCACGTCCAGATTATGTGGGACTACTGCTTAG